A window of Methanobacterium sp. contains these coding sequences:
- a CDS encoding 50S ribosomal protein L44e, whose amino-acid sequence MKIPKERKTYCPSCKKHTAHEVLESKRRKASELKWGQRQFRRVTSGYRGYPRPLPSGNKPVKKLDLRYKCKECGKSHIKRSSFRAGKVEFVS is encoded by the coding sequence ATGAAAATTCCAAAAGAAAGAAAAACATACTGTCCAAGTTGTAAAAAACATACCGCTCATGAAGTACTCGAATCTAAAAGAAGAAAGGCAAGCGAACTGAAATGGGGACAACGCCAATTCAGACGAGTTACAAGTGGATACAGGGGTTATCCAAGACCTCTTCCATCTGGAAATAAGCCAGTTAAAAAACTGGATCTCAGATATAAATGTAAAGAATGTGGAAAGTCCCACATAAAAAGATCCTCATTTAGAGCAGGAAAAGTTGAATTTGTAAGTTAG
- a CDS encoding 30S ribosomal protein S27e: MAVIGTHRSNFLRVKCLDCGNQQTVFDHAASNVQCIICGKTLVKPKGGKSKIVAQIIEVLD; the protein is encoded by the coding sequence ATGGCAGTTATTGGGACTCATAGAAGTAATTTTTTAAGGGTAAAATGTTTAGACTGTGGAAATCAACAAACAGTATTTGATCATGCTGCATCAAATGTCCAGTGTATCATATGTGGAAAAACACTGGTAAAGCCAAAGGGCGGTAAATCTAAGATCGTGGCTCAAATTATAGAAGTCCTTGATTAA
- a CDS encoding translation initiation factor IF-2 subunit alpha — protein MVRMRKEWPDEGDLVVGTVHKVLGYGAFAALEEYEGKEAFIHISEVSSGWVKNIRDYVRENQKIVARVLRVNPKKGHVDVSMKRIREDQRTRKIQQWKIEQKAEKLLEISAEAIGKDLDTAYDEIGYKIIDEFGDLYEAFETAAEEGEEALISRDIDGEWAKTITEVAQKNISPPEVQITGYIDLKSYAPNGVEVIKKALGSVEEENIQVQCVGAPRYRLIVKSSDYITAESLLKEAAENCIKVVLEEGGEGNFQRELEKT, from the coding sequence ATGGTAAGAATGAGAAAAGAATGGCCAGACGAAGGAGATCTTGTAGTAGGAACCGTACATAAAGTTTTAGGTTACGGTGCATTCGCTGCTCTTGAAGAATATGAAGGAAAAGAAGCATTTATTCATATTTCTGAAGTCTCTTCTGGATGGGTAAAAAATATTCGAGATTATGTAAGGGAAAATCAGAAGATAGTTGCAAGAGTACTGCGGGTGAATCCGAAAAAAGGTCATGTCGACGTTTCAATGAAAAGAATAAGGGAAGATCAGAGGACAAGGAAAATTCAACAGTGGAAAATAGAGCAAAAAGCCGAAAAATTGCTTGAAATATCTGCTGAAGCAATTGGAAAAGACCTTGATACTGCATATGATGAAATAGGCTATAAGATTATAGATGAGTTTGGTGATCTTTACGAGGCGTTTGAAACAGCAGCAGAAGAAGGTGAAGAAGCCCTTATAAGTAGAGATATAGATGGAGAGTGGGCTAAAACAATTACAGAAGTAGCTCAAAAGAATATTTCTCCTCCTGAGGTTCAAATAACAGGATATATAGATTTAAAATCATATGCACCAAACGGTGTTGAAGTGATAAAGAAAGCATTAGGGTCTGTTGAAGAAGAAAATATACAGGTGCAGTGCGTTGGGGCACCAAGATACAGATTAATAGTCAAATCCTCTGATTACATAACTGCTGAAAGCTTACTTAAAGAAGCAGCAGAAAATTGTATTAAAGTTGTTCTGGAAGAAGGTGGGGAAGGAAATTTCCAGCGTGAACTGGAAAAAACATAA
- a CDS encoding RNA-protein complex protein Nop10, whose translation MKMKMKRCRSCGEYTLKNKCPYCDGEVGVIYPAKYSPEDKYGKYRRILKKQQLKNKEE comes from the coding sequence ATGAAGATGAAAATGAAAAGATGCAGATCCTGCGGGGAATACACCCTTAAAAATAAATGTCCCTACTGTGATGGGGAAGTAGGAGTAATATATCCTGCTAAGTATTCTCCTGAGGATAAATATGGAAAATATAGAAGAATCCTTAAAAAACAACAGCTTAAAAATAAAGAGGAGTGA
- a CDS encoding proteasome assembly chaperone family protein, with product MDKTYINIIKEVDLKEPAFIEALPGIGHVGKLVAEHIIHELEAEKFAELYSPSFPPQVFVNEDGTIEPMKNEFYALKGNNGQDYIILVGNTQGLSPEGQYEVCGMILDFVEKYGVKQMYTLGGLGTGQPIEKSKVFGAATTTELAEILKENDVTLRSADGGIIGASGLLLGMGMLRGMKGVCLMGETPGYFIDAEASKAVLKVLLDLLGMEVDVAKLEERAEETRKMISKAQQMEREMAERMHIAPGEEDLRYIG from the coding sequence ATGGATAAAACTTATATTAATATAATTAAAGAAGTGGATCTTAAAGAACCCGCATTTATTGAGGCACTTCCTGGAATTGGGCATGTTGGAAAACTTGTTGCAGAACATATAATCCATGAACTTGAAGCAGAGAAGTTTGCAGAACTATACTCGCCATCATTCCCTCCACAAGTATTTGTTAATGAAGATGGAACCATAGAGCCCATGAAAAACGAATTTTATGCTCTTAAAGGCAATAATGGACAGGATTATATAATCCTTGTAGGAAATACTCAGGGATTAAGTCCAGAAGGCCAATATGAAGTATGTGGAATGATCCTTGATTTTGTCGAAAAATACGGCGTAAAACAGATGTACACCCTTGGGGGCCTTGGAACTGGACAACCAATAGAAAAATCAAAGGTTTTCGGAGCAGCAACAACAACAGAACTCGCCGAAATACTAAAAGAAAATGATGTAACTCTTAGATCTGCCGACGGTGGAATAATAGGAGCTTCAGGCCTTCTTTTAGGAATGGGAATGCTTCGAGGAATGAAAGGAGTCTGCCTCATGGGGGAAACACCAGGATACTTCATAGATGCTGAAGCATCAAAAGCGGTTTTAAAAGTTCTGCTTGATCTTTTGGGCATGGAAGTAGATGTGGCAAAATTAGAAGAAAGAGCAGAAGAAACCCGGAAAATGATATCCAAAGCCCAGCAAATGGAGCGAGAAATGGCTGAAAGAATGCATATAGCTCCTGGCGAAGAAGATTTAAGATATATCGGGTAA
- a CDS encoding TIGR00375 family protein: protein MIIRSDLHIHSLYSMATSKNMDINTIASQSKLKGLDLVGTGDAFHPGWLQIIENSTNPSDNGIYSVKDCDDSSQTRLVKSVETPETEAKHCKFILTAEVEDKNRIHQLIVLPSIESAYEIREKLPSKNIDKEGRPRVEMDGTELMNLIRDHNGLIGPSHAFTPWTSIYKEFDSIYGCYDDAPDFLELGLSADTDMADRIEELHDIPFLSNSDAHSPWPHRLGREFNEIEIKKMTFDAFKGAINSKKVVGNYGFDPRLGKYHETGCVRCYKTYSIEEARELKMRCPCGGLIKIGVKDRISDIAEWDKPRHPQFRPQYTHILPLAEIISLVYGKGITTVFVQKIWKELVQNFGSEIGCLIYAPIEEVKRTDSKLADVIKQFRENNLKIQPGAGGMYGKIILD, encoded by the coding sequence ATGATAATAAGATCAGATCTTCATATTCACAGTCTTTATTCCATGGCTACATCAAAAAACATGGATATAAATACAATTGCATCCCAATCAAAGTTAAAAGGACTTGATTTAGTTGGAACAGGAGATGCTTTTCATCCAGGATGGCTTCAAATTATAGAAAATAGTACCAATCCTTCAGATAATGGAATATATTCAGTTAAAGACTGCGATGATAGTTCTCAAACACGCTTGGTTAAAAGTGTGGAAACTCCAGAAACTGAAGCAAAACACTGTAAATTTATTTTAACTGCAGAAGTAGAGGATAAAAACAGGATTCACCAGCTCATAGTTCTACCTTCCATTGAATCTGCTTATGAAATAAGAGAGAAGCTACCTTCTAAAAATATCGATAAAGAGGGAAGGCCAAGGGTTGAAATGGACGGTACGGAATTAATGAATTTAATTAGAGATCATAATGGATTGATTGGGCCATCACATGCATTCACTCCATGGACAAGTATCTACAAAGAATTTGACAGCATTTATGGCTGTTATGATGATGCTCCTGATTTTTTAGAGCTGGGTTTATCTGCAGATACAGATATGGCCGATAGAATAGAAGAGCTTCATGATATTCCATTCCTATCAAATTCAGATGCACACTCTCCATGGCCACACAGACTTGGAAGAGAATTTAACGAAATTGAAATTAAGAAAATGACCTTTGATGCATTTAAAGGTGCAATAAATTCAAAAAAAGTCGTGGGAAACTATGGATTCGATCCCCGTCTTGGTAAATATCATGAAACTGGATGTGTAAGATGTTATAAAACATATTCCATTGAAGAAGCACGAGAACTTAAAATGAGATGTCCATGCGGCGGGCTTATAAAAATAGGCGTTAAAGATAGGATATCTGATATTGCAGAATGGGATAAACCACGTCACCCCCAGTTCAGACCACAATATACTCATATTCTTCCTCTTGCAGAAATAATAAGTCTTGTTTATGGAAAAGGAATAACTACAGTTTTTGTACAGAAAATATGGAAAGAGCTGGTGCAGAACTTTGGAAGCGAAATTGGATGTTTAATTTATGCACCAATTGAAGAGGTTAAAAGAACAGATTCAAAATTAGCCGATGTTATAAAACAATTTAGAGAAAACAACTTAAAAATCCAGCCGGGTGCTGGTGGAATGTACGGTAAAATAATATTGGATTAG
- a CDS encoding MoxR family ATPase — protein METDKLNMVQIEDALNENKYVPDDNIVTVIFLALSLKKPILIEGPPGTGKTELSKTVSNAFKRDFFRIQCYEGITFEQIVGEWNYQKQLLSLEMSKTNKIEEDVFREEFFIKRPLLSVFMNKKPSIVLIDEIDKADEEVESFLLQALGEKQITVNDLGTFELKNDLMFIMTSNSQRQLLDETKDRCLYLYIDYPSFEREVEIVKSHAPDASLKLIKSVVKVIQKMRKLNLTKNPSIRATVDWVRSLIILDKEVLDDNSFKKTLNVVIKSEEDKKKVLSNFKIKN, from the coding sequence ATGGAAACAGATAAATTAAATATGGTGCAAATTGAAGATGCATTAAATGAAAATAAATACGTTCCTGACGATAATATAGTTACAGTCATTTTTTTAGCTTTATCACTTAAAAAACCAATTTTAATTGAAGGGCCGCCAGGAACAGGTAAAACTGAGCTTTCAAAAACAGTTTCAAATGCATTTAAAAGGGATTTTTTTAGAATACAGTGTTATGAGGGAATTACATTCGAGCAGATCGTTGGTGAATGGAACTACCAAAAACAGCTTTTAAGCCTTGAAATGTCCAAAACAAATAAAATCGAAGAAGACGTTTTTAGAGAAGAATTTTTCATAAAAAGGCCGCTTTTATCTGTATTCATGAATAAAAAGCCTTCCATAGTTTTGATTGATGAAATTGATAAAGCTGATGAAGAAGTTGAAAGTTTTCTGCTTCAGGCGCTTGGAGAAAAACAGATCACCGTAAATGATCTGGGTACATTTGAACTTAAAAATGATTTGATGTTTATTATGACTTCAAATTCCCAGAGACAGCTTCTTGATGAAACAAAGGACCGTTGCCTTTATTTATACATTGATTATCCTTCTTTTGAGCGTGAAGTTGAAATAGTAAAATCGCATGCACCTGATGCATCACTAAAGTTAATTAAAAGCGTTGTTAAGGTAATACAGAAAATGAGGAAGTTGAATCTCACTAAAAACCCTTCTATTCGAGCTACTGTAGATTGGGTTAGAAGTTTAATTATTCTTGATAAAGAAGTTTTAGATGATAATTCTTTTAAAAAGACCCTTAATGTGGTTATAAAGAGTGAAGAAGATAAAAAAAAGGTTTTATCAAATTTTAAAATCAAGAATTAA
- a CDS encoding VWA domain-containing protein, producing the protein MINEIVKFSSVLRENGIPASIRSTKMACEAAPLIKSDNGNLKEALACIYLKDQRQRKKFNELFELFFDKKGKEEERKPSGLGDKSKFLKKYNVSISTKRVSDFDSGDKAQQYKIDYIKNTLNDINDNANREGNSELLKSDIKTLNTLQPELIDLCQKLGRKIAIKRVQRYKQAKKQRPDIRRSIRKNMKHGGTLLELVKSKPKIKKQNHYFLSDVSVSCDWISIWFFCMVYAAQNSFSRARAFEFDNKTAETTSALFEPDLVDAFLKVLEIRQNNSMIRGKSNMFTAFESFLKKANLNSKSYVLILSDCRDWAGPKEDGIPRSAYLIENMVKKSKRVLILNPEEKKKWNAADSCVSYYEDAGAEVFEVGNLDQLADLISEI; encoded by the coding sequence ATGATAAATGAAATAGTTAAATTTTCAAGTGTTTTAAGGGAAAATGGAATTCCCGCAAGTATTAGGAGCACAAAAATGGCATGTGAAGCTGCTCCTCTAATTAAAAGTGATAATGGAAACCTGAAAGAAGCTTTAGCATGCATTTACCTTAAGGATCAGCGTCAGAGAAAGAAATTCAACGAATTATTCGAATTATTCTTTGATAAAAAAGGAAAAGAAGAGGAAAGAAAACCATCTGGCCTGGGAGATAAATCTAAGTTCTTAAAAAAATACAATGTGTCAATTAGCACCAAAAGGGTTTCTGATTTTGATTCTGGAGATAAAGCTCAACAATATAAAATTGATTATATTAAAAACACATTAAATGACATAAACGATAATGCCAACAGAGAGGGCAATTCTGAACTACTAAAAAGTGATATAAAGACCTTAAACACATTACAACCGGAATTAATAGACCTTTGCCAGAAACTCGGCCGAAAAATTGCCATAAAAAGGGTGCAGAGATATAAACAGGCCAAAAAGCAAAGGCCAGATATTAGAAGAAGCATCAGAAAAAACATGAAACATGGCGGTACCCTTCTGGAGCTTGTAAAAAGCAAACCCAAAATAAAAAAGCAGAACCACTATTTTTTAAGCGATGTAAGCGTTTCATGCGACTGGATAAGTATCTGGTTCTTCTGCATGGTTTATGCAGCCCAAAATTCGTTTAGCAGGGCAAGGGCATTTGAATTTGATAATAAAACTGCTGAAACAACATCTGCCCTATTTGAACCGGATTTAGTTGATGCATTTCTTAAAGTTTTAGAGATCAGGCAGAATAATTCCATGATCCGCGGTAAATCAAACATGTTTACAGCATTTGAAAGCTTTTTAAAGAAGGCCAACTTAAATAGCAAATCATATGTCCTCATTTTAAGTGATTGTAGGGATTGGGCAGGACCCAAGGAGGATGGCATACCACGCAGCGCATATCTAATTGAAAACATGGTTAAGAAATCTAAAAGAGTTTTAATCTTGAATCCTGAGGAAAAAAAGAAATGGAATGCTGCAGATAGCTGTGTTTCATATTATGAAGATGCTGGGGCTGAAGTGTTTGAGGTGGGGAATTTAGATCAGCTCGCTGACTTAATAAGTGAGATTTAA
- a CDS encoding proteasome assembly chaperone family protein gives MVEMVETEVECCKIISKDVKDAVVLEGSPELGLIGNIIGWLLVEELNMEEIGYIDSKYFPPLAVLYKGKAIHPFRIYATEGIVMFLSDFIVPPEVTYDMTNAIVDWMDRNNSKEIITLNSIVVREKTTGIAGAANSDESLERLGKLEIPILPFGNISGLSGTLLTRSMQKGIPGSCLFAEVLSPYPDPRAAAIVIDALNKMLGTNVNAEPLIKEAEDIEARLKELAQTVRGEPESPAYM, from the coding sequence ATGGTTGAAATGGTTGAAACCGAAGTTGAATGCTGTAAAATAATTTCTAAAGATGTTAAAGATGCAGTAGTTTTAGAAGGATCACCTGAATTAGGTTTAATAGGAAATATAATTGGCTGGCTTCTAGTAGAAGAGCTTAATATGGAGGAAATAGGATATATAGACTCCAAATATTTCCCTCCCCTTGCAGTACTTTATAAAGGGAAGGCAATCCACCCATTCAGGATATATGCAACTGAGGGAATAGTAATGTTCCTTTCAGATTTCATAGTTCCACCAGAAGTGACCTATGACATGACCAATGCCATAGTAGATTGGATGGATAGAAATAACAGTAAGGAAATAATTACATTAAACAGCATAGTTGTAAGAGAAAAAACTACAGGAATTGCAGGAGCAGCAAACTCCGATGAATCATTAGAAAGACTTGGTAAACTAGAAATACCAATATTACCATTTGGAAACATATCTGGATTATCAGGAACCCTGCTTACCAGAAGCATGCAAAAAGGCATACCTGGATCCTGCCTCTTTGCAGAAGTATTAAGCCCATATCCAGATCCAAGAGCAGCCGCTATCGTAATAGATGCTCTAAACAAAATGTTAGGCACAAACGTTAATGCAGAACCCCTCATAAAAGAGGCTGAAGATATAGAGGCGAGGCTTAAAGAACTGGCTCAAACAGTGCGAGGAGAACCAGAATCCCCAGCTTACATGTAA
- a CDS encoding PepSY domain-containing protein, which produces MVNTKILLSVAIVLIIGIAAASVQMTSNSPSLWSFTTPQDTTTDQSQNTQSEQVQSGVQDGTSSVSGQNGAGGDKVKISITKAKSIAQNSIEQAGVKAGTPKLTTMNGEQVYVVPVIDEKTGDRTGEIWIDAQTGEVIGGAGGAP; this is translated from the coding sequence ATGGTAAATACAAAGATTCTACTGTCAGTTGCCATTGTACTAATCATAGGTATTGCAGCGGCAAGTGTTCAAATGACTTCAAATTCTCCAAGTTTATGGTCATTTACAACTCCCCAGGACACCACAACTGATCAAAGTCAGAATACTCAGTCCGAGCAAGTTCAGAGCGGAGTTCAAGACGGAACATCATCAGTAAGTGGTCAAAATGGAGCTGGAGGCGATAAAGTGAAAATATCAATAACAAAAGCCAAATCAATAGCACAAAACTCTATTGAACAAGCCGGTGTTAAAGCAGGCACTCCAAAACTAACAACAATGAACGGAGAACAAGTTTACGTCGTTCCAGTTATAGATGAAAAAACCGGTGATAGAACTGGAGAGATCTGGATAGACGCACAAACAGGTGAAGTAATTGGAGGTGCTGGAGGTGCACCATAG
- the frhA gene encoding coenzyme F420 hydrogenase subunit alpha, translating into MSETKVISPTSRQEGHAELVMEVDDEGIVTKGRYLSITPVRGLEKIVTGKAPETAPVICQRICGVCPIPHTLASVEAMDDSLGIEPPKAGKQLRELTLMAHHVNSHAIHHFLVAPDIVPEDLMVTAINSVSEIRKNAQYVVDMVAGEGIHPSDIRIGGMARNISELARKRLYTRLKALQPKVDAHVELIAGLVLDADFPAGLGVHNQPTIASDNLYGNREFFDLDRFTEVMPERWYDDPEIGKKACSTIPLYDGVNVEVGPRARAVEYRGFKEKGVVAQHLARALEMKSALSRAIAILDELNTSAPANVGNFDVRGTGKLGIGAIEGPRGMDVHMAQVGENGKTEFYSALVPTTWNIPTMGPATEGFHHEYGPHVIRAYDPCLSCATHVIVIDDDDRSILKEDMVRL; encoded by the coding sequence TTGAGCGAAACTAAAGTAATTTCGCCAACATCACGGCAAGAAGGACACGCAGAATTGGTCATGGAAGTCGATGATGAAGGAATTGTAACTAAGGGGCGATACTTAAGTATTACTCCGGTTAGAGGGCTTGAAAAAATCGTTACCGGTAAAGCTCCGGAAACAGCACCAGTAATTTGCCAAAGAATTTGTGGAGTATGTCCTATACCTCACACCCTCGCTTCAGTAGAAGCTATGGATGATTCTTTAGGAATAGAGCCACCAAAAGCAGGAAAACAATTAAGAGAGCTAACTTTAATGGCTCACCATGTAAACAGTCATGCTATACACCACTTTTTAGTAGCACCTGACATTGTTCCAGAAGACTTAATGGTAACAGCCATAAACTCAGTCTCTGAAATAAGAAAGAATGCACAATATGTGGTTGATATGGTTGCTGGGGAAGGTATACACCCATCAGATATTAGAATTGGTGGAATGGCCAGAAACATAAGTGAATTAGCAAGAAAAAGGCTTTACACAAGATTAAAAGCACTTCAACCAAAAGTGGATGCACACGTAGAACTCATTGCAGGTCTAGTTTTAGACGCAGACTTCCCTGCAGGTTTAGGTGTTCACAACCAGCCAACCATAGCTTCTGATAATCTTTACGGTAACCGTGAATTCTTTGACCTTGACAGATTCACTGAAGTAATGCCTGAAAGATGGTATGATGACCCAGAAATCGGTAAAAAAGCATGTTCAACCATCCCATTATATGATGGTGTAAATGTAGAAGTAGGTCCAAGAGCAAGAGCCGTAGAATACCGAGGGTTTAAAGAAAAAGGTGTAGTTGCTCAGCACTTAGCAAGGGCTTTAGAGATGAAATCCGCTCTTTCAAGAGCAATAGCTATACTGGATGAACTTAACACATCAGCACCTGCTAACGTCGGTAACTTCGATGTTAGAGGTACCGGTAAACTTGGAATAGGTGCAATTGAAGGACCAAGAGGAATGGATGTTCACATGGCTCAGGTAGGTGAAAACGGTAAAACTGAATTCTACAGCGCTTTAGTCCCAACAACATGGAACATACCAACCATGGGACCAGCAACTGAAGGATTCCATCACGAATACGGGCCACACGTAATAAGAGCATACGACCCATGTCTATCCTGTGCAACCCACGTGATCGTAATAGATGACGACGACAGGAGCATCTTAAAAGAAGATATGGTCAGATTATAA
- the frhD gene encoding coenzyme F420-reducing hydrogenase, FrhD protein, translated as MPYDAEILIVGCGNVLFQDDGFGPAVIKALQDYFKDHELPENTMLIDAGTSAPHFIFSLPHESWKKLIVVDIVDSGAEPGTVRRFEVTEIPRGTYTDAHSWSVEEPLHELSKQCEVFVVGCQPESVSAPDVVMGLTKSVEDAIPKAIKIILKEMGD; from the coding sequence ATGCCATACGATGCGGAGATTTTAATAGTTGGCTGCGGAAATGTCCTTTTCCAAGATGATGGATTTGGACCGGCAGTTATAAAGGCTTTACAGGATTATTTCAAAGATCATGAACTTCCAGAAAATACAATGCTTATAGATGCAGGAACCAGCGCACCACACTTCATCTTTTCTCTGCCACATGAATCATGGAAGAAACTCATAGTGGTGGATATAGTTGATTCAGGCGCTGAACCTGGAACAGTTCGAAGATTCGAGGTAACAGAGATTCCAAGGGGAACATATACAGATGCTCATTCATGGTCAGTAGAAGAACCTTTGCATGAGCTAAGTAAACAATGCGAAGTTTTCGTAGTTGGATGCCAACCAGAATCTGTCTCTGCCCCTGATGTGGTAATGGGTCTAACCAAGAGCGTTGAAGACGCTATTCCCAAGGCCATTAAAATAATTTTAAAAGAAATGGGAGATTAG
- the frhG gene encoding coenzyme F420 hydrogenase subunit gamma — protein sequence MLARIKDFLGMETKPEAKKPETKEVASEEEVEKVAEEKPKPRIGYIHLSGCTGDVMSLSENYDILAPLLTEMVDIVYGQTLVDRWDIPEMDIALIEGSVCLQDEHSIKELKEVREKAGLVVAFGSCAATGCFTRYSRGGQQAQPAHESFVPVADVVKVDLAMPGCPPSPEIIAKTVVAAINGDMDYLQPMMDLVGYTEACGCDLQLKVVNQALCIGCGTCAMACQTRALDMTGGRPELNSDRCVKCGICYTQCPRSWWPMERIKKDTGL from the coding sequence ATGTTAGCCCGAATAAAAGATTTTTTAGGAATGGAAACAAAGCCAGAGGCAAAAAAGCCAGAAACAAAAGAAGTAGCTTCAGAAGAGGAGGTTGAAAAAGTGGCTGAAGAAAAACCGAAACCAAGGATAGGGTACATTCACTTAAGCGGATGTACTGGGGATGTTATGTCGCTAAGTGAAAACTACGACATTTTAGCACCTTTACTCACCGAAATGGTGGATATAGTTTACGGACAAACACTGGTAGACCGATGGGACATACCAGAAATGGATATAGCATTAATAGAAGGATCTGTCTGTTTACAGGACGAACATAGTATAAAAGAATTAAAAGAAGTTAGGGAAAAAGCAGGATTAGTTGTTGCATTTGGTTCATGTGCTGCAACAGGCTGTTTCACCAGATACTCCAGAGGTGGACAGCAAGCACAACCAGCTCACGAATCATTTGTACCAGTTGCTGATGTTGTAAAAGTGGATTTAGCAATGCCAGGATGCCCACCATCACCAGAAATAATTGCTAAAACTGTAGTTGCAGCAATAAATGGAGATATGGATTACTTACAACCAATGATGGATCTTGTAGGTTACACAGAAGCATGTGGATGCGATCTTCAATTAAAAGTCGTAAACCAGGCATTATGTATCGGATGTGGAACATGTGCAATGGCATGCCAGACACGTGCATTGGATATGACTGGCGGAAGACCAGAATTAAACAGTGACAGATGTGTAAAATGCGGTATTTGTTACACCCAGTGTCCAAGAAGCTGGTGGCCAATGGAAAGAATTAAAAAGGATACCGGATTATAG
- the frhB gene encoding coenzyme F420 hydrogenase subunit beta: MVLGTYKEALSARSTDKQIQKISQDGGIVTALLSFALDEKIIDGAVVAGPGKDMWKPVPQVAMTSDEILAAAGTKYTLSPNVWTLKEAARQYGLEKIGTVAIPCQTMGIRKMQSYPFGVRFVADKIALILGIYCMENFPFESLRTFISEKMGVSPELVEKMDIGKGKFWVHTADDTLSIPLKETHGYEQNGCNVCLDYVAELADLSTGSVGSPDGWSTVLTRTDAGDSLFKQAVDAGLIETKPMADVKPGLGLLEKLAKEKKEKNQKTIDDRIAMGLPVPYKASTEKEDPLANY; the protein is encoded by the coding sequence ATGGTATTAGGAACATATAAAGAAGCACTATCTGCAAGATCAACCGATAAACAGATCCAGAAGATTTCACAGGACGGAGGAATAGTAACAGCCCTTCTATCTTTTGCTCTTGATGAAAAAATTATTGACGGTGCAGTTGTAGCAGGACCTGGAAAAGACATGTGGAAACCGGTTCCACAAGTTGCAATGACTTCTGATGAAATTTTAGCTGCAGCAGGTACTAAATACACACTTTCCCCAAATGTATGGACATTGAAAGAAGCTGCAAGGCAATATGGTCTTGAAAAAATAGGAACAGTAGCTATTCCATGTCAAACCATGGGTATAAGAAAAATGCAGTCATATCCATTTGGTGTGAGATTTGTTGCAGACAAAATTGCACTTATACTAGGTATTTACTGTATGGAAAACTTCCCATTCGAATCCCTGAGAACATTCATCTCAGAGAAAATGGGAGTTAGCCCAGAACTGGTTGAAAAAATGGACATAGGTAAAGGTAAATTCTGGGTACACACAGCAGATGATACTTTAAGCATACCACTTAAAGAAACACATGGATACGAACAAAATGGATGTAATGTCTGCCTAGACTACGTTGCAGAGCTAGCAGACCTTTCAACAGGTTCTGTAGGTTCACCAGACGGCTGGTCAACAGTACTCACCAGAACAGATGCTGGTGACAGTTTATTCAAACAGGCTGTTGATGCAGGTCTAATTGAAACCAAACCAATGGCAGATGTAAAACCAGGTTTAGGTCTTCTCGAAAAACTCGCCAAAGAGAAGAAAGAGAAAAACCAGAAAACCATCGACGACAGGATAGCAATGGGACTGCCAGTTCCATACAAGGCAAGTACAGAAAAAGAAGACCCGCTAGCAAACTACTAG
- a CDS encoding tetratricopeptide repeat protein, which produces MDLITVLGAMALAYGAMLVIYYRSRSTEKHQKTSDLMLKGIRSMRHGNLDKALIYFNKAYEYCMETDNIEETAEALYNIGLIYKEKDDIENAIKYLKSADEIYYQLRDRDGKQKVKSAIISIRS; this is translated from the coding sequence ATGGATTTGATTACAGTTTTAGGGGCAATGGCCCTTGCTTATGGAGCAATGCTGGTGATTTATTATCGGTCACGTTCAACTGAAAAACACCAGAAGACATCAGATTTAATGTTAAAAGGAATAAGGAGTATGCGTCATGGTAATTTAGATAAAGCTTTGATTTATTTTAACAAAGCGTATGAATACTGTATGGAAACTGATAATATTGAAGAAACAGCAGAAGCTCTATACAACATTGGACTTATATATAAAGAAAAAGATGATATTGAAAATGCAATAAAATATCTGAAGTCTGCAGATGAAATATATTATCAATTAAGGGATAGGGATGGCAAACAAAAAGTAAAATCAGCTATAATATCCATAAGAAGTTAA